The Bacteroidota bacterium sequence CTGAGCGATATTTTGAAAAACATTATTCTGCGGTTGGCTATGAAAAAATGGTGGTTTCGTTTTTTCGTGAAATGGTGCTTGCCAACTTCTCTGATAAAAAGAATATGGTGAAAAAGTATAAAAACAAGTTTAGTCATTTACTTTCAAATGACAAGGAGTTTGCTTTAGCATATAAAACTACAGGGATATTTATTGATTTTGAATGTTGGCTGGATTCCCAAATTATAGGCAGGCCTTTTTTGGAAGTATTGAAAGAAAAAGCGGAAAAGTCAGAAGCAAGGTAAATTATGTCTCATTAATGGATAATCATAAGATTATCGCGTTCAAACAATAGGGTGATTTGCAGGGCACACCTCCTAAGCAGAGTGCTTTTTCTATGTACCTTTGCTTATGCTATAAAAAATATTTTGTTATTTCTGTCTTATTGTCCTAAAACCCAATCAGCACTTGTTCAATGAAAAAGTTCTACGTTATTTTTCTTCTGATTACGGGTGGTTTTAATATTACTTTTGCGTTGCAGGACAATGCAGGCATTAGGTACAATTCTTGTATCGACTCTCTTCTCACCCTCCTCAAAAAGGATAAGGACGACACTAATAAAATAAATCACTTAAACAAGTTATCGAAGGAATGGCTTAGTATCAGCTCCTATGATACGTCCTTGTACTATGCAAATTTTGCATTACAACTATCGTCACAGTTAAGTTTTGAAAAAGGTATTTCCTCTTCACTGAATACAATCGGGTCTATTTATACATATACATCCGACTACCCAAAAGCATTGGATTATTTTCAGCGATGTTTAAAATTTAATATAAGCAACAAGAGAGGCGTAGCCGCTTCGTTGGGAAATATCGGATCGGTTTACACATATTTATCTGATTACCCAAAGGCACTTGAATATTACTTTAAAAGTTTAAAAATAGACGAAGAAATAGAGAATAAACAAGGTATTGCGTCATCAATTAATAACATCGGAATTATTTATCTGGATTTATCTGATTATCCTCAAGCCTTAAACTATTTTATACGCAGTTTAAAAGTGTGTGTTGATAAAGATGATATTGCAAATGCATTGGACAACATTGGAATTGTTTATCTACACTTATCCGAGTATCCCAAAGCATTGGAGTATCATTTTAAAGGATTAAAAATCAGGGAAGAAATAGGTGATAAGCGGGGCATAGCAGCTTCCCTTGACAATATAGGAAATGTGTACGAGGAATTATCTGATTATCCAAAAGCACTTGAATATCACTTGCGAAGTTTAAAAACAGGAGAAGAAATAGGATACAAATTGGGCGTCGCAGCCTCAATGTCAAATATCAGTAATGTTTATTTAAAACTAAAACAGTATGCATTTTCATTGCAGTACAGCACTAACGCGATTCATTTACTAACGGAAACAGGTAATTTATCGTATGAAAAAGATGTACAATATATTGCTTATCAGGCCTGCAAAGCAATGAACAATAATGCCCAAGCCCTGGAACACTTTGAGCGCTTTGTGGTATTGCATGATAGCATTTATAAGGATGAAACCCGCCGGCAAATAATGTATAAACAGATGTCGTATGAGTTTGATAAAAAAGAGGCCTTTGCAAAACTGGAGCAGGAAAAAAAGGATATTGAGCAGGCTACTCATAACAAGCAACAGGCCACTTTATTGAATATTTTTATTGGTGCCTTTGTGATGGTGGCGCTATTGGTTGTGATATCGGTTGTGGCCTACCGGCAGCGAATACGCTCGAACGCCCTCATTGCGTTAAAAAACGAGGAGATCAGTAGGCAAAGTGCGAATATAGCCGGGCGGGAAGTAGAAAGAAAGCGAATATCAGAAGAGCTCCATGATGGTATCGGGGGCACCTTAGCGGCTATTAAACTCAACCTGGTGCGGATCAATTCTAATGCAACTCTTATTACTCCGGAATTGGATTCAATAATCTCTAACTTGGCAGATGCCTGTAAGGAGGTTCGAACCA is a genomic window containing:
- a CDS encoding sensor histidine kinase, whose protein sequence is MKKFYVIFLLITGGFNITFALQDNAGIRYNSCIDSLLTLLKKDKDDTNKINHLNKLSKEWLSISSYDTSLYYANFALQLSSQLSFEKGISSSLNTIGSIYTYTSDYPKALDYFQRCLKFNISNKRGVAASLGNIGSVYTYLSDYPKALEYYFKSLKIDEEIENKQGIASSINNIGIIYLDLSDYPQALNYFIRSLKVCVDKDDIANALDNIGIVYLHLSEYPKALEYHFKGLKIREEIGDKRGIAASLDNIGNVYEELSDYPKALEYHLRSLKTGEEIGYKLGVAASMSNISNVYLKLKQYAFSLQYSTNAIHLLTETGNLSYEKDVQYIAYQACKAMNNNAQALEHFERFVVLHDSIYKDETRRQIMYKQMSYEFDKKEAFAKLEQEKKDIEQATHNKQQATLLNIFIGAFVMVALLVVISVVAYRQRIRSNALIALKNEEISRQSANIAGREVERKRISEELHDGIGGTLAAIKLNLVRINSNATLITPELDSIISNLADACKEVRTISHNLALPALDAGSFVSVISDMVRKFIIPDKLNINLEFSSPLDMEKIPGSIKADIYRIIQELLTNITKHAAATKVEIEFSKQENDLFLLVEDNGTGFDVTEAKRGIGLRNIESRIKLHGGEVNIDSKINRGTAINIHIPLSDITRNKTTA